CTCCGTCCTCGCCGCGAGCGGGTCCGCGCTGTCGAACGTCACCGCCGAGGGCTACCCCGGCGCCCGCTACCACCCCGGCGCGGGCAACTTCGACGAGGTCGAACGGCTCGCCGTGCGGCGCGCCAAGGCCCTGTTCGGGGCGCGCTACGCCAACGTCCAGCCGCACTCGTGCTCCTCCGCCAACCTGGCCGTGCTGGCCGCCCTCGTGCCGCCCGGCGGCACGCTGCTCGGTCTCGACCTGGACGCCGGCGGCCACCTCACGCACGGCTCCCCGGCTTCGGTCACCGGACGGCACTACCGGGCCGTGCGCTACGGCCTCGACGCGAACGGCCGGATCGACTACCACCACGTCGCCGAACTCGCCGCCGAACACCGCCCCACCGTGCTGATCGCCGGCGCCAGCGCCTACTCCCGGACCCTCGACTTCGCCCGGTTCCGGGAGATCGCCGACTCGGTCGGCGCCTACCTCCTGGCCGACATCTCGCACATCTCGGGCCTGGTCGCCGCCAACGAGCACCCCAGCCCGATCGACCACGCGCACATCACCACGACCAGCACCTACAAGCAACTCGGCGGACCGCGGGGCGGGCTCATCCTCAGCGGTCGCGACCACCAGGCCCCCGGTCCCGACGGGCGCACCCCGCTGGACCAGCTGATGCAGCGGGCCGTCTTCCCGCAGAACCAGGGCACCCCGGCCCCCGCGTCGATCGCCGCCAAGGCGCGCGCTTTCGCACTCGCCGCCGAGCCCCTGTTCGCCCGGACCGCGAGGCTCACCGTCTCCGGGGCCCGCGCGCTCGCCGCCGAACTGGCCCGCCTGGGCCACGAGGTGCTCACCGGTGGGACCGACAACCACATGGCCCTGATCGACCTCCGCGACAGCCGGCTCACCGGGGTCGTCGCGGAACGGGCGCTGGAGGAGTGCGGGATCCTCGTCAACCGCAACCGCGTCCCGGGTGACGCCCGACCTCCCCTGATCACCAGCGGCATCCGGCTGGGCTGCAACATCCTCGCCCAGCGCGGCATGGGCCCGGAGCACATGCGCGAGTGCGCGGAGCTGATGCACGCCGCCTTGACCGCGACCACCCCGCTGAGCGACACCGAGTACCGCATCGACCCCTACCAGCGGGTCCGCCTGCGCGAGCACGTCCGGGCGCTGTGCGCCCGCCACCCCCTGCCGCATTCGACCGCCCTGGCCGAAGCCCACAGCGCCCTCCGGACAGGAGCACTCCTGTGAGCACCGACAGCACCACCACCACCGAAGCTCCGGCGACCTGGCCGGCCGTGCTCATCCGCGCCGACCGACCCCGCCGCGCCGGGGCAGACCCCCGGGCGACCGGTCTGGTCCGGGACGCCCTGGCCGGTGTCGCGCACGAGGACGGGACGGCCGCCCGCGAACGGCTCACGGCCTGCTTCGCGGCACTGCTGCACCGCCTCACCGGTCAGGACCTGATCGCCCTCGCCACTCCCGGCGGCGTCATCGGGTACACCGTCGACCCGGACTCCACCATTGCGGACCTGGTGGCCCGCAGCACCCTCGTGACGCCCGCCGCCGACCTCGGCACGCCGGTGGTGGCGGTCGACCACCGCACCGGGCCGCAGGGCGCCCCGCCGTTCGAGTGGCACCTCGCCCTGGACCGGCAGGACGACGCCTGGACCGCCGAACTGCGCTACGACGAGCGGCTGTTCACGGCGGACACCGCCCGTCGCGTCCTGTCCCACCTGCGCACCCTCACGGCGGGCGCCACCCGCGCTCCGCGCACGCCGGTCTCCCGGCTGGCCCTGCTCACCGCCGAGGAGACGCACCGCGTCCTGGTCGAGTGGAACGACACGACGGCCGACCTGCCGCACGACACCTGCCTGCACACGGCGTTCGAGGAGAGGGCCGCGGCCGACCCCGGCGCGCCCGCCGTCGTCGACGCCGCGCGCACCTGGACGTACGGGGAGGTCGACGCCGCCGCCAACCGGCTCGCGCACCGGCTCCGGGACGAGGGCGTGGGGCCCGACGTGCGGGTCGGGCTGTGCCTGGAGCGCTCCGCCACCCTGCTCGCCGCCGTGCTGGGCATCCTGAAGGCCGGTGGCGCCTACGTGCCCCTCGACCCGGACTACCCCGCCCAGCGGCTGGACTCGATGCTGGAGGGCGCCTCCTGCGCCGCCGTGGTCACCGACCGGGTCCGGGCTGCCGCGCTGCCCGCCCCGCCGCCCGGCGCCGACCGACCGGTCGTCCTGGTCGAAGGGCTCCTCGACGGCGCCGCGCCCGACCTCGCGGCACGACCGGGAACCGGCCTCGGCCGGATCGCGGGTCCCGACGACCTGTGCTACGTCATCCACACCTCCGGGTCGACAGGTCTGCCCAAGCCCATCGCCCTGCGCCACCGCGGCGTGGTGAACAACCTGGCGGACCTCAACTCCCGCTTCGCCGTGGGTCCCTCGGACCGCGTCCTCGCCCTGTCCTCGCCGAGCTTCGACATGTCGGTCTACGAATTCCTGGGGATCACCGCGGCCGGCGGCGTCGTCGTGGTGCCCGAGGCGGACCGCGCCAAGGACGTGGCGCACTGGGCCCGCCTCTTCGCGCAGCACGACGTCACCATCTGGAACTCCGCCCCGGCCCTCCTGGAACTGCTCGCGGAACACCTGGAGAACACCGGTGGCACGGCCCTGAGCCGGCTGCGGCTGGTCATGCTCGGCGGCGACTGGGTCCCGGTGTCCTTGCCCGAACGGGTGCGGGCGCTCGCCCCCCGGGTCCGCTTCGTGGCCCTCGGCGGCGCCACCGAGGCGTCGATCCACTCCACGATCCACGAGGTGGCGGAGACCGACCCGGCCTGGACCAGCATCCCCTACGGCCGCCCCATGGCCAACCAGCGCGTGTACGTCCTGGACGACGCGTTGCAGCCGGTCCCGCCCGGGGTCGTCGGCGAGCTCCACCTGGCCGGCGTCGGGCTGGCCAGGGGCTACCTGGAACGCCCCGACCTCACCGCCGAGCGCTTCCTGGACTGGTCCTGCGGCGACGTGCACGACCGCCTCTACCGGACCGGGGACCTCACCCGCTGGCGCCCGGACGGCGTCCTGGAACTCCTCGGCCGCAAGGACTTCCAGGTCAAGCTGCACGGCCTGCGCGTCGAACCGGGTGAGGTGGAAGCCGTGCTGCGCGCCCACCCCGACGTGAAGGACGCCGTCGTCACGTCCCGGGAGGACTCCACCGGAACCCGGCGGCTGGTCGGCCACGTCGTCCCCCTCCCCGACCGGACCCCGCGCCCCGAGGAACTGCGCGCGCACCTGGCCAGGGTGCTGCCCTCCTTCATGGTTCCCGCGGCGGTCCTCGTCCTGGACGAACTGCCCCTCAACCCCAACGGCAAGCTCGACCGCAAGGCCCTCGGCGCCCTCGCCGCGGCGCCCGGCGCACCGGAGCCCGGAGCGGTGGCCTTCGAAGCCCCGGTCGGCGCCTGGGAGGAGCACATCGCCGCGGTGTGGCAGGACGTCCTGGGCACCGGTCCGGTCGGCCGCGACGCCGACTTCTTCGCGCTCGGCGGCGACTCCATGTCCGCGCTGCGCTGCCTGGCCCGCATCGACGGCGGCCTGCGCTGGCCCGAGCTGTTCCGCCACCCGACGGTCCGCCGGCTCGCCGCCCACGTCGCCGCCACCGGACGCCCGCCGCTGCCGCGCTGAGCGTCCCCCGACCCCCGCATCCCGGGCCACTCCTGACAAGGACTCCGAATGCAGAAACCCGCGACCCCAGGGCAGCTCCGCTTCTTCGTGCTCGACATGCAGCAGCCCCGGCCCGCCATCGTGCACTCCTTGGCCGTTTCCGGAGCGGTGGACGTCGACCGGCTGCTGGCCGCCGTGCGCGCTGTGCTGCGCGCCCAGTCGGCCATGCGGGTCTCCTTGCACATGGAGCCCGAGGGCCTGGTTCAACGCGTCCACCCGGTGTCCGAGGTTCCGCTTGCGGTGCACCCCCTGCCGGAGGACGAGGAGTTGGCACACCGAGCCCTTGAGCACCACGTGTCCGCGCTCGGCGCTCCCTTCGACCACGCCGGTGCACCGCTGTGCCGGATCACGGTCCTGCACCGCGCCGACCGGGCGCACCTGCTGTTCGCCGTGCACCACGGCGTCTTCGACGACGGTTCCGCCGCCGCCCTGCTGTCCTCGCTGACGACCGCCCACGGGCTGGGGCCGGGCGAACTCGCCGACGCCGAGCCGCCGGAGGGCGTCCCGTCCGCCGAACGCCTCGACCTGCTGCGGCGGTTCTGGACGACCGCGCTCGAAGGGGCGCCGGAGGACTGCGCCCTGCCACAGCTCACGCCCGGCGCGGACCGCGCCCGCGCGTCGCTCGCCACGCGGCTGCCCGACGCCCTCGTAGACCAAATGTCCCGCCGCGCGGCGGAAACGGGGGCGAGCGCGTTCACCCAGGTGATGAGCGCCCTGGCCTGGGTCGCGGGGTGGTACGGGCGCACCGACGACGTCGTCGTCGCCACGGTCAGCGGAGCCGAGCGGGACACCCGCGGCGTCTCGGTCGTCGGTTGCCTGCAGAACACCATCCCGGTCCGCGTCGACCTGACCGGCGCCACCACGGAGGACCTGCTCGACCGCACCCTGGAAGCCCTCTTCGACGCGGTCGAGCACGCGGACCTGCCGATCGAGGACATCCTGGCCGTGACCGGCGCGCCGCGCCACCCCGACCGCAAGCCCTTCACCCAGCTGCTGTGCACCCAGGGCGAGCTGCACACCGAGACCGTCGACGCGGCGGGCCTGCGGTGGCGGATGGAACCGCCCGAGTCCGACCAGGTGGAGTACGACCTGAGCGTCACCCTGCTGAACGCCCCCGATGGCGGGAAGCACCTGGCCGTCGCCCACCCCCGTTCGGCCCTCGACGCCCGCACCGCGGAGCGCTTCCTGGACCACCTCGTCGCGGCCCTCGACGCGCTGACCGCTCCGGAGGCCCGGCTGCTGACCGCGCACGACCTCCTCGGCGCGCGGGAACGCGCCGAACTCGCGGCGCTGACGGGTCCTCCGGTCGCCACCGCGACCGTGCCGGTGCACCACCTCGTCCGGGCCAGGGCGGAGTCCGACCCGGCGGCCGTCGCCGTTCGCAGCGCCGCCGGGCAACTGGACTACGCCGCCGTGACCGACCGCGCCCGAGCCCTCGCCGCCGCCCTCGTGGAAGCGGGCGTGCGCCCCGGGGACCGGGTCGGGATCCACCTGGGCAGCTCACCGGACCTGGTCGTCTCGGTCCTGGCCACCTGGTGGGCGGGCGCCGCCTACGTGCCGCTGGACCCCGACCACCCCGCCGAACGGCTGCGCTACGTCCTGCGGGACGCCGAGCCCGCCGCGCTGATCGCCAGGGCTCCCCTGCTGCCCGGCCTGCGGACGCTGACCCCGGACTCCGCCTCACCGGCGCCGGCGGAGTGGCCGGAGATCGCCTCCGACGCCCCCGCGTACGTCATGTACACCTCCGGGTCCACCGGCCGCCCCAAGGGCGCCGTCATCCGCCACGACAACCTGTGCGCCCTGTTCGCCGCCTTCGACGCCGAGTTCCCCGACGGCCCCGGCGTGGTCCTGGCAGGCACCAGTTCCTCCTTCGACATCAGTCTCATCGAGCTGGTCTGGCCGCTGACCAACGGCCGCACCGCGCACCTGACCAGCCACCGCACGGTCCTCCAGGACGTGCCGGACCCGGACGGCGCGTTCTACCAGTGCACCCCGTCCGCCGCCCGGCTGCACACCGCCTCCGCGCAGGGGCGCGCGTTCCTCGCCCGGCTCGGCGGCCTGCTGGTCGGGGGCGAGCCGCTGGCCGACGACCTCGCCGACGACCTCGCCGGACTCGTCCCCGGTCCGGTCCTGAACGGCTACGGACCGACCGAGGCCACCGTGTACACCACGCTGTGGCGGGTCACCCCCGGCGCACCGGTGCACATCGGCCTGCCGCTGCCGGGCGTGCGCTGCCACGTGGTGGACGCGAGCGGCCGCGACCTGCCGCCGGGGTGCCCCGGCGACCTGCTGATCTCCGGCGCCGGTGTGGGTGACGGCTACTGGCGGCGCCCGGACCTGACCACCGAGCGCTTCCCCGCGCTGCCCCGTGCCGGTGGCGTCCCCGGCTACCACAGCGGCGACGTCGTGTCCTTCACCCCCGGCGCCGGCCTCAAGTTCCTCCACCGGGCCGACGACCAGGTCAAGATCCTCGGGCAGCGCATCGAGACCGGGGAGATCGAGACCACGTTGCGCCGGCGTCCCGGCGTCCGGGACGCCGCCGTCGCCCCGCTGCCGGACCACACCGGTGTCATCGCCTTCCTCGTGCGCGAGGACGACCCCGGAGCGGGCCCGTCGCCCCGCCCGCTGCCCGCCGCCGTCGCGGCCGAGCTGCGGCGCGGCACGGCGGACTGGCTCACCGGGGCCATGCTGCCCACCGAGTGGCACGGCGTGGCCGACCTGCCCCGCTCGCCCAACGGCAAGCTCGACCGGCGGGTCCTCGCCGACTGGGCCGCCGCGAGTGCCGAGGCGGTGGGTTCCGCCGCCGCCGCACTGCCCGGGACGGCCGCTGCCGCCGTCTCGCAGGTCTGGGAACGGGTCCTGGGCGAACCGGTCACCGACACCGGGGCCACCTTCTTCGAACTCGGCGGCACGTCCTCGGGGATACTCCAGGTGTTGACCCTGCTGCGGTCCCGTTATCCCTCACTGCACGCGGCAGACCTGTTCCGGCACACCAGGGTGCGGGCGTTGGCCGGCTTCCTGGACGGCCTTGACAACGCTCCTCTTGACGGCGCCGAGTCTCCCGCCGGCGGCGGACGGAGCCCGGCGCCGACCGGCGCGCAGCGCGGTGCGCGCCGCGCCCAGGCGCTGAGCGGCTGGGCCGGCCGGTCCCGTCGCTGACCGCTCGACGGCTCCCCGTGCCGCGGTCTTCGGGGCGCCCCACCCTCCCTCCTCCCGCGCTCCCCTGGAGTCACGATGACGATCGCCGTGATGTGCCTGCCCTACGCCGGAGGTGGGGCCGGGGTCTTCCGACCGTGGCAGAACCAGCCCGGTCTGCCGTTCCGGATCGTTCCGGTCCAGCTGCCGGGACGCGACGAGTGGTTCGTCCAGGAACCCTGCACGACCATGGCGGAGGCCGCCCGCGTCTGCGTCGACCAGATCCGCGAAGCGGCGGGAACCGGTCCGTTCGCCGTGTTCGGGCACAGCTTCGGCGCGCTGCTGGCGTACGAGGTGGTCCTGCTGCTCGCCGCCGACGGAGCGCGGCTGCCCGAGCGCCTGGTGGTCAGCGGGGCGGCGGCGCCCGGCGTGGCCCGCCCCCGGATGGACGGCGCCCGGCTCGACGACGACGCGTTCGTCGCCCGGTTGCGCGGACTCGTGGGTTACGACCACGAGGCTTGGCACGAACCGGAGTTGCGGGAACTGCTGCTCCCGGCGCTCCGCGCCGACCTGGAGATCCAGGACGGCTACACCCCTTCACCCGGCGGCCCGTTGACCGTGCCGGTGAGCGTCCTGCGCGGCGCCGAGGACGAACTGGTGCCGTACGAGGACGCGGCTCGCTGGGCTGAGCACACGTCCTCCGGAGCCACCGTGGTGGACGTGCCGGGCGGTCACATGTACTTCGCCCAGGACTGGCCGCTGTTCTGGAAGACGCTCGGCGCACTGGTGCAGGCCCACGGGTGAAGGGCGGTGGGCTCCCGGTTCCAGAGAGCCCACCGCCCTTCGCCTGCGCGTCCGGATCAGTCCTGGGACTCGGCCAGCTGCTGCGCCAGCACCAAGCGGTCCAGCTTGCCGTTGGAGTTCATCGGCAGCTCGGTCCGGTGGGTGAACCGGAGCGGCACCATGTAGCGCGGCAGGCGTTCGGAGAGCGCCTCGCGCAGCTGCGCCGCAGGCCGGGCGACCCCCGTGTACACCGCCTCCAGCCGCGTCTGCCCGTCCTCGCCGCGCAGGGCCACCACCGCGACCTGACCGATGCCGTCCTGCTCGCGCAGCACCGCCTCGGCCTCGCCGACCTCCACCCGTTGGCCCATGATCTTGACCTGCTGGTCGAGCCGCCCCAGGTGCACCAGGACCCCGTCGTCCAGCACCTGGACCAGGTCTCCGGTGCGGTACCAGTGGTCCTCGTCCGGGACGTACCGCCCGGTGGTCTCCACGGGACGCCCTGAGGCGTCCAGGAACCGTCCCCGGTTGTCGTCCTCGTCGAGGTATCCGGCGAACCGCTGCACGCCGCGCAGGAGCAACTCGCCCACGCTGGAGGGCTTGCCCTGCTCGTCCACGACCCGGTGGTCGAGATGGGGGTAGACCGGGCCGATGGGGAGGGTGCCGTTGGCCGTGCGCGGCCAGTCCTCCACCCGCTCCGGCAGCCGGTACTGCGTCGAGAGGATGGTCAGCTCGGTCGGCCCGTACACGTTCTCCACCACGCTCTGCGGCGCGGCCGTGCGCCAAGCCTTGGCCTGCTGCACCGTCAACTGCTCGCCCCCGAACAGGCTCCAGCGCAACGAAGGCATCGAGCCGGGGTCGAGACCCCCGGTCAGGTCCGCCATCGTGATCACGGACGGCACCGAGAACCAGTGCGTGATCCCCTCTCGGGTCACGAACCGGGCCGGTTTGGGCAGTTCGCTCCGGGGTGGGACGACCAGGGTGGCGCCCGAGCCCCAGGCGCCGAACAGTTCGAGGACGGACGCGTCGAACGCCAGGCCGCTGTTCTGGGCCATCCGGCAGCCGGGCCCGAGCGCGTAGCGGTCGATGACGTACCGCAGGAAGGCGTCGATGCTGCGGTGCGCGACCGGCACGCCCTTGGGGGTGCCGGTCGATCCCGAGGTGAACAGCACGTACGCGGCATCCCCAGCGGCTGCTTCGGTCCGGGGCGGCACTTCCCCCACCGCTTCGCCTTGGCGCAACCGCGCCAGGAGGTCCGGGGACAGGTGCAGGACCGGCACGTCCGGGACCTCGGGCGCCGGGACGTGGTCGACCAGGCGCAGGTTCAGGCCGGAGACCCGCGCGACGGAGGCCAGCCGTGCCGCGGGGAAGGACGAGTTGAGCGGGACCACGGCCGCGCCCAGGCGCAGCGCCGCCAAGCACGCCGCGTAGGTCAACGTGCCCGGCGTCGTCGTCAGGCCCACCCGACGCGGAGCACGGCCGTCGCACGCGGTCAGGATCTCCCGGGCCAGCGCCACGGCCAGGCCGTCCAGTGCGCGATAGGTCAGCCGTTCCCCGCCGACCTCCAGGGCAACGAGCTCGCCGTGCTCCCGTGCCGACGCGGCGAACCAGTCGTACAGGTCGCGCGGCGCACCGGATTCCTGTCCGGTCATCAGCCGCCCACCTGGGCCCGCCACGCGCTAAGCACTCCGCGCTCCTTCACCGGGTCGATCCCGAGCACGGTGTCGCCCTGCCGGTAGGGGGTCTCGGACGGGCCGCGCTCACCCAGCCACTCCCAGGCGTCCTCAACCGTCCGGGCCAACGGGCGGCAGCGCAGCCCGGCGGCGACGGCCTTCGCCGGGGAAGCCGCCCAGGCGCCCGCCATGGCGGGCTGCTCCAGCGCCCAGAACGGCATCTCGGTCCAGGGCTGCACGTCGTGGTCCACCAGGAAGTCCTCGGCGACCCACACCGGTCGCGCCCCCGCTCCGGTCACCCGCGCGCACAGGTCCAGCAATTCACCGAAGGTCGTGGTGCCCTCGGGGCCGGTGACCACGTGACGCCCGGCAGCGCCCTTCTCCAGCAGGTCGAGCCCGAACGCCGCGATGTCCCGGGCGTCGATGAGCTGGACCGGCTGCCCGGCCCGGCCCGGCGCGACGACCTCGCCGCCGCGAGCCATGCGCTCCAGCCACCACAGCAGCCGTCCGGGAGTTTCGCGCGGACCTACGATCAGTCCGGGGTTGAGGACGCAGGTGTCGCCCTCGAAGTACTTCTCCAAAGCCCGCTCGCACCCCGCCTTGAGCACGTTGCCGGACACCTCGTCAACGGCGGCGTCCGGCGGGCAGAGGTGGCGCGGCGATTGTTCATCGACGGGTCCGGCGGGCCAGTCGGCGTAGGCGTGGACGGACGACACGAACAGGTACGCTCCCGCCCTGCCGCTGAGGGCTCGGGCCGACTGCCCGACGGTGCGGGGCCGGGAACCACTGGTGTCGATCACCGCGTCCCACGGTCCCGCGGCGGCGAGGGCGTCCAGGTCGATCGGATCCTCCCGGTCACCCCGGATGTTCCGCGCTCCCCGTGTTCCAGGTCCGGACTTCCCCCGGTTGAACACGGTCAAGGAATGCCCACGAGCGATTGCCTCCTGCGCGAAAAACCATCCGAGGAATACCGAGCCCCCAATGATGAGGATCTTCACCCCTTCATGGTCGCACGACCACGAACACTTGACAAGGATTCGGAATTCACGTTACCGCGCACAGCCGATTGCGAGCGAATGCGGATCGCGAAAGATCGGCATTACCGCGGTTCCGGTTCGAGGTCCGGGGCGGTGCGGGCGAATCGGATCGACCTCGGGGGCGCGAGGTCTCCGTCACCCGATCCGGTGTAGACAGTCCGGATTACGAGGTGTTCGTGCTCACGCTGCCGCTCTGCTCGGCGCCACTGGGCGTGGCGCGCCGCCTCGCGGCTGCGGGCGTCGACGGCAGTCAGAGGCCCTGCGTCGGCCGTCCACGTCGGAAAACACCCGGGTCCGATATTCTGGACATATGACCGTCGGATGTGCGCGAGTGTCTACAACGGACCGCAACCTGTGAGCGGGCACGGAGGAACCGATCCCGCCGAGGCGCGAGCCGCGTCGACGGCGCCGGACCGTCGAGGTCGGTCCTTCACGGACTGGCGGTTCGTGGCGCCGCCGGTCGCCGTGGCCGTGATGGCCGCCGCCTGGGGCCGCGACCTGCCCTCGCTGCTGCTCGTCGTCGTCGCCCTGGTCCTGGGCGCCGCGGTGCTGGCGGCGGTGCACCACGCCGAAGTGGTCGCGCACCGAGTCGGGGAGCCCTTCGGGTCGCTGCTGCTGGCCGTCGCCGTCACGGTCATCGAAGTCGGCCTGATCGTCACCTTGATGATCGCGGGTGGCACCGGCGCCGCCTCGCTGGCCCGCGACACCGTCTTCGCCGCCGTGATGATCACCTGCAACGGCATCCTGGGCCTGTCGTTGTTGATCGGCGCCGTGAAGCACCGGCTCGCCGTGTTCAACGCCGAGGGCACCGGCGCGGCCCTGTCCACCGTCGCCACCCTGGCCGTCGTCTGCCTCGTGCTGCCGACGTTCACCACCGCCCGACCCGGGCCCGAGTTCTCCCCGACGCAGCTCGCGTTCGCCGCCGCGGCCTCCCTCATCCTCTACGCCACGTTCGTCAGCACCCAGACCGTGCGCCACCGCGACTTCTTCCTGCCCGTCACCAGCGATGGCGTGGTCGTCAACGACGCCGACAGCGACGACCACGCCGACCCGCCCACCAACCGCGCCGCCGTCACGAGCGTGGCGCTGCTGCTCGTCGCGCTCGTCGCGGTCGTCGGCCTGGCCAAGGTGCTGTCCCCCGCGATCGAGGACACCGTCGCCGCCCTGGGCCTGCCGCACGCGTTCGTCGGCGTGGTCATCGCCCTGCTCGTGCTGCTGCCCGAAACCCTCGCCGCGGCCAACGCCGCCCGCCGCAACCGCATCCAGGTCAGCCTCAACCTCGCCCTGGGCTCCGCCATGGCCAGCATCGGCCTGACCATCCCCGCGATCGCCATCATGACGATCTGGCTCCCCGGTCCCCTGCTGCTCGGCCTCGGCGCGAACCAGATCGTCATGCTGGCGATCACCATCGTCGTCGCCACCCTGACGGTCGTTCCCGGTCGGGCCACCCGGCTGCAAGGACTCGTGCACCTCATCCTGCTCGGCGCGTTCCTCCTCCTCGCCGCCAACCCCTGACCTCATCGACCCCTCGGCGTTCCCACCGGACCAAGGGCGGTCCGGACCTCAGGGGCGGACGCCGATCCCGTCGACCACGGCCGTCGTCACCGAGCTGGATTCCACGACCGTCCCGGCCGGCAGGGACCCGT
This genomic window from Saccharothrix sp. HUAS TT1 contains:
- a CDS encoding NAD-dependent epimerase/dehydratase family protein, which codes for MKILIIGGSVFLGWFFAQEAIARGHSLTVFNRGKSGPGTRGARNIRGDREDPIDLDALAAAGPWDAVIDTSGSRPRTVGQSARALSGRAGAYLFVSSVHAYADWPAGPVDEQSPRHLCPPDAAVDEVSGNVLKAGCERALEKYFEGDTCVLNPGLIVGPRETPGRLLWWLERMARGGEVVAPGRAGQPVQLIDARDIAAFGLDLLEKGAAGRHVVTGPEGTTTFGELLDLCARVTGAGARPVWVAEDFLVDHDVQPWTEMPFWALEQPAMAGAWAASPAKAVAAGLRCRPLARTVEDAWEWLGERGPSETPYRQGDTVLGIDPVKERGVLSAWRAQVGG
- the glyA gene encoding serine hydroxymethyltransferase — translated: MTLADLPPNLHGVKYGQAGLTHAGLGELRREDPELAGLLDAEVRHQDTTLAMIASASIAAPSVLAASGSALSNVTAEGYPGARYHPGAGNFDEVERLAVRRAKALFGARYANVQPHSCSSANLAVLAALVPPGGTLLGLDLDAGGHLTHGSPASVTGRHYRAVRYGLDANGRIDYHHVAELAAEHRPTVLIAGASAYSRTLDFARFREIADSVGAYLLADISHISGLVAANEHPSPIDHAHITTTSTYKQLGGPRGGLILSGRDHQAPGPDGRTPLDQLMQRAVFPQNQGTPAPASIAAKARAFALAAEPLFARTARLTVSGARALAAELARLGHEVLTGGTDNHMALIDLRDSRLTGVVAERALEECGILVNRNRVPGDARPPLITSGIRLGCNILAQRGMGPEHMRECAELMHAALTATTPLSDTEYRIDPYQRVRLREHVRALCARHPLPHSTALAEAHSALRTGALL
- a CDS encoding amino acid adenylation domain-containing protein, encoding MQKPATPGQLRFFVLDMQQPRPAIVHSLAVSGAVDVDRLLAAVRAVLRAQSAMRVSLHMEPEGLVQRVHPVSEVPLAVHPLPEDEELAHRALEHHVSALGAPFDHAGAPLCRITVLHRADRAHLLFAVHHGVFDDGSAAALLSSLTTAHGLGPGELADAEPPEGVPSAERLDLLRRFWTTALEGAPEDCALPQLTPGADRARASLATRLPDALVDQMSRRAAETGASAFTQVMSALAWVAGWYGRTDDVVVATVSGAERDTRGVSVVGCLQNTIPVRVDLTGATTEDLLDRTLEALFDAVEHADLPIEDILAVTGAPRHPDRKPFTQLLCTQGELHTETVDAAGLRWRMEPPESDQVEYDLSVTLLNAPDGGKHLAVAHPRSALDARTAERFLDHLVAALDALTAPEARLLTAHDLLGARERAELAALTGPPVATATVPVHHLVRARAESDPAAVAVRSAAGQLDYAAVTDRARALAAALVEAGVRPGDRVGIHLGSSPDLVVSVLATWWAGAAYVPLDPDHPAERLRYVLRDAEPAALIARAPLLPGLRTLTPDSASPAPAEWPEIASDAPAYVMYTSGSTGRPKGAVIRHDNLCALFAAFDAEFPDGPGVVLAGTSSSFDISLIELVWPLTNGRTAHLTSHRTVLQDVPDPDGAFYQCTPSAARLHTASAQGRAFLARLGGLLVGGEPLADDLADDLAGLVPGPVLNGYGPTEATVYTTLWRVTPGAPVHIGLPLPGVRCHVVDASGRDLPPGCPGDLLISGAGVGDGYWRRPDLTTERFPALPRAGGVPGYHSGDVVSFTPGAGLKFLHRADDQVKILGQRIETGEIETTLRRRPGVRDAAVAPLPDHTGVIAFLVREDDPGAGPSPRPLPAAVAAELRRGTADWLTGAMLPTEWHGVADLPRSPNGKLDRRVLADWAAASAEAVGSAAAALPGTAAAAVSQVWERVLGEPVTDTGATFFELGGTSSGILQVLTLLRSRYPSLHAADLFRHTRVRALAGFLDGLDNAPLDGAESPAGGGRSPAPTGAQRGARRAQALSGWAGRSRR
- a CDS encoding thioesterase II family protein, translated to MTIAVMCLPYAGGGAGVFRPWQNQPGLPFRIVPVQLPGRDEWFVQEPCTTMAEAARVCVDQIREAAGTGPFAVFGHSFGALLAYEVVLLLAADGARLPERLVVSGAAAPGVARPRMDGARLDDDAFVARLRGLVGYDHEAWHEPELRELLLPALRADLEIQDGYTPSPGGPLTVPVSVLRGAEDELVPYEDAARWAEHTSSGATVVDVPGGHMYFAQDWPLFWKTLGALVQAHG
- a CDS encoding amino acid adenylation domain-containing protein — translated: MSTDSTTTTEAPATWPAVLIRADRPRRAGADPRATGLVRDALAGVAHEDGTAARERLTACFAALLHRLTGQDLIALATPGGVIGYTVDPDSTIADLVARSTLVTPAADLGTPVVAVDHRTGPQGAPPFEWHLALDRQDDAWTAELRYDERLFTADTARRVLSHLRTLTAGATRAPRTPVSRLALLTAEETHRVLVEWNDTTADLPHDTCLHTAFEERAAADPGAPAVVDAARTWTYGEVDAAANRLAHRLRDEGVGPDVRVGLCLERSATLLAAVLGILKAGGAYVPLDPDYPAQRLDSMLEGASCAAVVTDRVRAAALPAPPPGADRPVVLVEGLLDGAAPDLAARPGTGLGRIAGPDDLCYVIHTSGSTGLPKPIALRHRGVVNNLADLNSRFAVGPSDRVLALSSPSFDMSVYEFLGITAAGGVVVVPEADRAKDVAHWARLFAQHDVTIWNSAPALLELLAEHLENTGGTALSRLRLVMLGGDWVPVSLPERVRALAPRVRFVALGGATEASIHSTIHEVAETDPAWTSIPYGRPMANQRVYVLDDALQPVPPGVVGELHLAGVGLARGYLERPDLTAERFLDWSCGDVHDRLYRTGDLTRWRPDGVLELLGRKDFQVKLHGLRVEPGEVEAVLRAHPDVKDAVVTSREDSTGTRRLVGHVVPLPDRTPRPEELRAHLARVLPSFMVPAAVLVLDELPLNPNGKLDRKALGALAAAPGAPEPGAVAFEAPVGAWEEHIAAVWQDVLGTGPVGRDADFFALGGDSMSALRCLARIDGGLRWPELFRHPTVRRLAAHVAATGRPPLPR
- a CDS encoding AMP-binding protein: MTGQESGAPRDLYDWFAASAREHGELVALEVGGERLTYRALDGLAVALAREILTACDGRAPRRVGLTTTPGTLTYAACLAALRLGAAVVPLNSSFPAARLASVARVSGLNLRLVDHVPAPEVPDVPVLHLSPDLLARLRQGEAVGEVPPRTEAAAGDAAYVLFTSGSTGTPKGVPVAHRSIDAFLRYVIDRYALGPGCRMAQNSGLAFDASVLELFGAWGSGATLVVPPRSELPKPARFVTREGITHWFSVPSVITMADLTGGLDPGSMPSLRWSLFGGEQLTVQQAKAWRTAAPQSVVENVYGPTELTILSTQYRLPERVEDWPRTANGTLPIGPVYPHLDHRVVDEQGKPSSVGELLLRGVQRFAGYLDEDDNRGRFLDASGRPVETTGRYVPDEDHWYRTGDLVQVLDDGVLVHLGRLDQQVKIMGQRVEVGEAEAVLREQDGIGQVAVVALRGEDGQTRLEAVYTGVARPAAQLREALSERLPRYMVPLRFTHRTELPMNSNGKLDRLVLAQQLAESQD